The stretch of DNA AGTGGGTGTCGAGCGTCGCCGCCGGCAAAGGGGGCCGCGCATTGGCCAAACAGGATTTGCAACAACAGATCAAAAAGACCTTAACCGGGGAATCGCTGGCATCTCCCCGGGCGGAAGTCGCCACGCAAATGGAACGTGAAAAGGCGAAAATCCGCAAACGAATCAACGACACGGCCGATGCGTTTGATCCGACCCGCTTTAATCAAACGATTCGTCGCTAAAAGCTCTCGCCTCGGTTGCGCAGGCAAAGCACAGACGAACAAAATCGCTACGACAAACCAAGGTTCTCGAAGTTCAGGTCGCGTAGCAACGACGACTCGGCCGCTTGCTTGAGTTTGCTCACCACAAAATGTTTGTGATTGGCGACCGCTTGCTCGGAAATTCTCAGCCGCTGTGCCGCTTCTTTATTCGGCAATCCGAGCACGAACAGCAGCTCCATGCACATCATCCGCTCGTATTCGCCTTTTTCTTTCCAAGAGGCGATCATCGATTCCAATGTCTCTCTCAGGAACGCCTCTTCGACCGAACGCCGTTCGCCGCTGCGGGCAATGCTCGATGCCATCCGGACATTGGCGCGCGGCTCAGCAGCCGGCGCGCTGGTCTCGGTGGAGGCCATGAGCGGGATCGTCGGACGTCGCCCTTCGCGCCGCAGCGTGTCGGTCAGCTTGTGAGCGGCAATCGCAAACAGATAGCTTTCCAGCGGCGTCTTGTCGTTGTAGTTGGGCAGGCTGACCACGAACCCCAAGAACGCCTCCTGCACGACATCTTCACTCACGGCCCGTTTGCCGAGACGGCTCATCACAAATGCCAACAATCGGCCTTCGTAGCGAGCAATCAACTCCTCCCACGCCTGGGAGTCTCCCTGGCGGATGCGTTGAACAAGCAATCGATCCGTTTCGTCAACCGGCATGGGCCCTAGAAGTCCGCTAGAGATGTCACAGAAAGGGGAAGTCGCGATGAGAAGCTGTTTCAATTCCAGAGGGCGACTCTTTTAGAGTCTGGCACCCGCGTGCCCGCACCATGCGCCGTAAGGTTTTGAAACAATTTCTCGTCGCTCAGTTTTCATCCCCATCATAACGGACCGGCAGACCTCGTTGAATAAACGGGGTTGCCCCGCTTGCAAAATCAGCCTTCCAGTCCCTTCAAACGTCCGGAGCTGTCTCCCAAGGATTCCACTTCGACTCCTTGGCGATCCAACAACGATAAAAACAGATTATTCATCGGGGTATCGTCTTCATAAACAATATGCCGCCCCGTTTGAATCGTGCCACCGGCCTTGCCGGCCAAGACGACAGGCAAGTCATTGTGATTGTGGCGATTTCCATCCCCAATGGCCGATCCGTAAACGATCGCACAGTTGTCCAACAATGTCCCTTCCCCCTCTTCGATTGATTTCAACCGCTTGAGGAAATATGCAAACTGCTGCATATGGA from Symmachiella dynata encodes:
- a CDS encoding RNA polymerase sigma factor; translated protein: MPVDETDRLLVQRIRQGDSQAWEELIARYEGRLLAFVMSRLGKRAVSEDVVQEAFLGFVVSLPNYNDKTPLESYLFAIAAHKLTDTLRREGRRPTIPLMASTETSAPAAEPRANVRMASSIARSGERRSVEEAFLRETLESMIASWKEKGEYERMMCMELLFVLGLPNKEAAQRLRISEQAVANHKHFVVSKLKQAAESSLLRDLNFENLGLS